The region TTTGTGCTTACGCGACTTTTCCGTCGAACGATAAGACACCACCTAAGAAAATATGCATCATTTAAAACAACCGATGGgagaataaaaatgtaataaaagaaACACATCTCGAGCATGACCCACATACTTTTACCGCAATACGCTGCGTGAAAAGGTGCTGctttcaaataaaattcgaCGAAAAAACTTTTTCACGGTGCAATTGGTACTAATCTAAAATAAAACTATTAACTACGATATTTACTACAAAAATAAGGAAATAACTTGCAGCATGccataaaaagaaaagatacgTTTAAGAGGATATTCTACTGTTCTTGTAACACGTACTCTTATACGGTTTCTTTGGCATTTCTCTCCTCTGGCAATTTCTCCTTATAAAAAACTCATAGGATCTTATCTTTACTCATGTCTTGGTAACATTTACAAATTTGTttagaggaaaaaagaaaattgaaattgatGTTGGCAATTTTGAAGACGGTGCTTTGCATACTACGTACTTTTAAAGCTGTATTCTTCGAAGGAATATAAAGAAATGTTAAAGAACTACGGTAGAATATCCCAATTACGTTACAGTTATACAGAAAGAGTATACTTTTTTAAAAACGACTCTGATTTTCGTAACGACGACGGTGGTGGGATTCGTCACGACAATCTTAATCGGTATAGTCTGGCCAGGGACGTAACCACGAACTGGAACAGTCATGGACATGCTGATCGGTTCCGTTTGGCCAATATACATCTTGGATTGTTTGATACTTATTGGCAACTGAAACGATCGTTCATATCGTTGAAATTTTTAAACGGCGTCGGTCTTGGGCTGAAAGTTCTCTGGCATTAACGAAGCGCAAGAGCGAGTCGTTAATTCGAGAGCGCACTGTCTGGTTGCGCCTGAGAAACGAAATCACATCGCAAAAGCAATATCGTTGGCTGTTAGATTTCTACTCACGGGAGCGAGAGGATCGCGATTAAGGTCAAGAATGGGTGCCACCGTGAATGGAATAATATTGGTGGAAAACCGATAAATGGTCGTTACGTCCAACAATGCCCTAATCGAGTACCGTACTCGTCCGTATCGGCCCTCGAAGCTGCACGGCAAGTTCTCTGGTAGCGTTAGGCTGAACGGGTAGACGCCTCCAGTTATCATAGTCTTTTCTTTGCCATCTACTCGTGACGAGAATCTGTTAATCCAACATCCTGGTACTCGTGTTCCAATCACTACCATCTCGTGTACTTACCGCCAGCAAGATACGTCTCCACGTGAAGATAATTCTCGAACGCCGAGAACTTACGTCGAATTCCAGCCGATCGATCGGTAAAATACACCTGAGCTTCTCCCTTGCATTTAAGTCTAATTCCTGTATGCGGGAAGGATCAACTTACAACGATACTATGACAAAAAGTTCATCATTAAATGTACTTGTACTATTTTGATTGGCGCATATGAAACGTTGTCTCTTTAATCTTCTAAATATTACAACCGATAagaaacgaaatgaaaattttctGAAGCGCTTAACGTTTAATATACGCGTcttgaaataaatttcttctcctttctctacttcttcttcttcttcattatGGAGTAATTAACGACAGGACAAAATGgattaaattcaaatttcagagaaacgatatttcatatgCAAATTAACTAAAATCCTTGTTGGAAGATAGTGATGGAAGCTACTAATTATAATacatgtattttaatataatgaGAAGCCAAATACTTTCCAATACAAATTCTATGGTTACCAGATACGTTTCTCTATTTGCTACGTATTCCTAGATTCAagtaagaaattatttaaatactcGTTAGACGTAATGAAGTAACAGCTAGAATTAGCAAACATTGAAAAGGTGGAAAACGTGCAAGAAACATGTTCGTATTTTACTAGGAACAGTGTATTAGACACGGCTTAACGATTTCTTCGGTACAAGAAAAGTCAGTCGTGAACGTACGAGAGACTCTTCCTGCGTTCTATCTATCCACTCTACGAGCGTTCCTGCAATACCAGAATCACGTGGTAACATCGTCTGGGGTGACGTATACAGAGCGGTGGTAGAGTCTTTTAGGTCACCCGTTATGCAACACGATCGATGACACATTTGGCACACGTTCGACTCGAACAGAGAAGAAATTTTTGTGATTGCGAAGCGACAACAAAGGTAAATATCGCGAAAATAAATATGAAGTTAGTCGTGGCTCGTTACAATGAGCCAATCGAATATCTTGTTGCGAGGTGCGTTCCCTCTATCTATAGCACGGCAGGGTCGGCTTTCGATACATCGGAGGCAGTAGAGGAGATAACGTGACAGACACGATCAACCAGCGAAACTTAAAACTATAGTTGTCTCGTTCTCTGGCCAAGTTATCTGACGGTCGGTTCCGTTGAGATTAATTTCTATGCCGCATTGCAAACGATATCAGTGACGATctgctctctctctttctttctgtttGTTCACGAATATCTGATAAATTTCAAAGTACACTCTGCCATTTTTGACGAGAACAACTTTCTTTGGAGAAAGCGTGGTTCGAAATATTTTCTTCGGTCGAAAGAGTTTGCGCTTCGCAACAGTTAAAGTCATAGAGATTCAGTTTTCTTCGGAATTAAATGAAATGTCGTTTTTAGATAGTCTTGGCGGTAGCTTACCTAAAGCACTTGTTGGTTCATCCAGATCTAAGCGTACGTTCCCTGAAATCTGATTTCCGCTGTAACAGACCTTCTGAGGATGGTCGAGAATGACCTCGATACGTTGGAAGCCAATACTAACCGCAGTGAAacgtatataaaaaaaaaacagtaaTTTGTAAAACGATTCATTTCACCATACTTAATTATCTTCGTTTTCTACCTTTTGGAGAGCGTGGCAGCGATCGACCGATCGGTTTCAGCTTCTATCTCATCCATCTTGTAGCACGTGTATACGCAGCtgtttaaattattttcaactCATCAGCGATTCAAACTTTCTCTAAATCAATATAAACACTTTTAatctaaattatataaattagagTTACAGATTCTCTCGCACTTTACACGAATAAATACATACGAGAAAATCACTTTTAACAAGATATTATTCACTGCACACGATCACACTTTGAAAACGACGTTCATCCCCTTCGCGCAGACGTACGTATACTCCATCGATATTATCTTTCCACTAGATTCCTGTCGACTAAACGTTTCAACCAGATGAATATCGTAGACGGTAGACGATCACGCCACGACGTGGAAAAAAACAGAGTTGCGAGCGTGCGAAAGGCTAGTTCGACTTACGGGTTAAGGGCGCACAGTGAGATGTTTGTTGACAAGATTCCAAAATTGCGGCGAATCGTCGGCGACGCATGCGTCAATCGGTTCGCCAATATCGTGGCGACATTCTGTCACGTACTGGAGAACAACCTTTGCTCTTTCACTTCCTCCGATTCGGGTAATCGGAGGATTCTCATTGAGCTGTGAAAGCAATTCCTCGCAGGTAGAATGCACGCCGCAGTGGCGTAACTCTGAATTAAGGACAGACAGCGGTAATAAGGGCACCCGTATCGACCATTCGAGGATCACCTGGCCAGCAAGTGACTACTTGCAGCGTTTAAATTCTGCCGCATCGCTGCCACTTTTCTGTCGTCGCCCGTGATGCACCACTCTCGTTCCTCTCGCAGCGAAGATATCACGCGAAAAAGATCGGACAAGACAGCTAATTCTTTTGCGCTCCGGGTCGGTCTTTTGACGAATTTCTGGAACGTGTGCTTAATGGACTGTGCCCTTTTTCGTTTGCGATACTCTCGTCGTGTTGTATCCGGTTGAAGCGGTCACACGAAAAGATTCCACGAAATGGGTCATATATTTTTCCTCTGTTTTCCCTTTGTCGCAAGTATCAACCGTGCGACGaacgctttttcttttttcgttaagTTGAGGTCGAAAAGTGAATAAATGTTAGGAAATTTTACACAGAAGTTGAGGTTTTACATATACATTTTGCGAATATTAAAATCGATATCAAGATAAATTCAAAGACCTTATTAAGAATTGTCTCGTTGAAAAAGTCAGGAGGTTACTACGTGATCTGAATTTATGATGCAACGATGCGTGATCTTTTAGTTATTTTCTAGGTAAAAAATTTACATATGCTTTTTTCCTCCCTGGTCTCGAATTTCTTAGTTTCCTCTTCCGTTTTATTCTTGGTTCGGGTTTCAGCAAAATTCAGAAAATAATTTCGTGCGGTTCTCTCCACTTTCTTCCTTTCTACGATAGTAATTACTCTATTAGAAATTCACGAAAGTGGTTTCACGTAGGAACTACAGAATTGCGGAATAGTTTTCCATACTAAGGACATATGGAATTTCTCTGCATTGCACACCTGCATGCCGAATGCAGCGAATTTGGACCGTAACGTATTCAAAATTCAGGAAACCGGCCAAAAGATCTTCATTAGCGTTCTCCCGCCTGTACCTTCATTTACAATCTTCCAAGAACTGGTTCGATGACACATTAAACGAAGTTTTAACATTTGGTTTTGGCGAatctaaatttgaattgacCGAATTTCTCAACCAACTTTGATATTAGTCGACATTAATATTGAACAATATTAACTTAAtatcataaatttaatattggtACTGTATCTCCTCAGTCTCTGAAACTTCTATATTGTCTATTGTTGGAACGTTTGCAAGCAAATTAACGCCCATCTTCCCAATTCAATTCGCCTCCGATTCCAAATTGACGCAGCGGTCGAAAAGATAAGTAAACTTCTTCCGGCAAAATTCTTTcagtgaaaataaaaaaatgaaatttctgtatatttgataaattattataacgtttc is a window of Bombus affinis isolate iyBomAffi1 chromosome 12, iyBomAffi1.2, whole genome shotgun sequence DNA encoding:
- the LOC126922381 gene encoding arrestin domain-containing protein 17-like isoform X1 — protein: MDEIEAETDRSIAATLSKSIGFQRIEVILDHPQKVCYSGNQISGNVRLDLDEPTSALGIRLKCKGEAQVYFTDRSAGIRRKFSAFENYLHVETYLAGDGKEKTMITGGVYPFSLTLPENLPCSFEGRYGRVRYSIRALLDVTTIYRFSTNIIPFTVAPILDLNRDPLAPLPISIKQSKMYIGQTEPISMSMTVPVRGYVPGQTIPIKIVVTNPTTVVVTKIRVVFKKVVSYRSTEKSRKHKEIVVEVEQPVNKDSDTYDVTFDVPAVPPTGMIHCNIIDVLYTLKVEACVDVSEWYYRMFQKNLKLRTNIVVGTVPLQNYEIPQKTADVTEAFSFHPPCTMATEEYANDTPPLKNIEREETAKPSLSLPLYEKSQIYRSSKPDRDDPTGDDGDSDGEVKPYSPMYRVYTFESSQKKDR
- the LOC126922381 gene encoding arrestin domain-containing protein 17-like isoform X2: MDEIEAETDRSIAATLSKSIGFQRIEVILDHPQKVCYSGNQISGNVRLDLDEPTSALGIRLKCKGEAQVYFTDRSAGIRRKFSAFENYLHVETYLAGDGKEKTMITGGVYPFSLTLPENLPCSFEGRYGRVRYSIRALLDVTTIYRFSTNIIPFTVAPILDLNRDPLAPLPISIKQSKMYIGQTEPISMSMTVPVRGYVPGQTIPIKIVVTNPTTVVVTKIRVVFKKVEACVDVSEWYYRMFQKNLKLRTNIVVGTVPLQNYEIPQKTADVTEAFSFHPPCTMATEEYANDTPPLKNIEREETAKPSLSLPLYEKSQIYRSSKPDRDDPTGDDGDSDGEVKPYSPMYRVYTFESSQKKDR